A part of Acropora palmata chromosome 8, jaAcrPala1.3, whole genome shotgun sequence genomic DNA contains:
- the LOC141890239 gene encoding uncharacterized protein LOC141890239: protein MCLTEARRHEHEEFIQSAVKKQQRNKRKREPNMYVAAVLECTVRRICSEVSSSYFCLCTPPKRRRLGSSEDKKETSAVQSSGDQQDKSKSNNCTLNSSDRLHFSCEFHESIDLPETPQTVPADESEVENFLHSLTIELAELPSFDEVDELLKEIEWGSDFHVVEEEIGEMLKRNCHDPFYPGLFEVLFDQLNT, encoded by the coding sequence ATGTGTCTAACAGAAGCAAGAAGACACGAACATGAGGAGTTTATACAGTCTGCTGTCAAGAAACAGCAACGAAATAAACGGAAGCGAGAACCGAACATGTATGTGGCGGCGGTTTTAGAATGCACTGTGCGAAGAATTTGCAGTGAAGTGTCCTCCAGTTATTTCTGCCTCTGCACGCCTCCTAAGAGAAGGAGACTTGGTTCAAGCGAGGATAAGAAGGAAACAAGTGCGGTACAATCGTCCGGAGATCAACAAGACAAGTCAAAATCAAACAATTGCACACTGAACTCAAGTGATCGTCTCCATTTCTCATGTGAATTTCACGAAAGCATTGACCTACCAGAGACACCTCAAACTGTTCCCGCCGATGAGTCAGAAGTGGAGAATTTTCTTCATAGTTTAACAATTGAACTGGCGGAATTGCCGTCATTTGACGAGGTTGATGAACTTCTCAAGGAGATTGAATGGGGTTCGGATTTTCATGTAGTGGAAGAAGAGATCGGAGAAATGCTAAAGAGAAACTGTCATGACCCGTTTTATCCTGGGTTATTCGAAGTATTGTTTGATCAGTTAAACACTTAA
- the LOC141890219 gene encoding integrator complex subunit 7-like encodes MFFKMEAALSYGSLASFGEKFSNNSDSLQDANTALAELDKGLRSSKTGEQCEAIVRFPGLFEKYPFPILINSALLKLADVFRVGNNFLRLCILKVTQQSEKHLDKVLNVDEFLKRIYSVIHSNDPVARAITVRFLGSIASLVSERKNVHHSIRSSLESHDEVELEAAIFATDKLCSHSREFASGLYNKISQLIEGLSTPVEMKLKLIPIFRHMHYDLHLTEKVHELCSSLLISHPACNFVVVTLHTLSCLAVSCVIDIQKQAELLLRYLRNDPRRVAKNHALSDLTMLASGAPHMWKVEHVEDLCEFMLSCCYDFLTLSSMRVLVTLSRSEAVDILNNRKVLEVCCKESNSCNSAVAALATELLINIAVAAVRNDKEDVSLCEEALTAAETCAVVCCVGEQVQSLKVCLSAMNNLVDSYPVAAASLVETLTSLLPSSSGSVGLALCHTLVTIATQIPNVLQPLSEEIVSQFAKVIINADDNNTESKDLVVGIATLIFQSCQSALCYKEEREKIEDLLLEQLGKLMTSSRYWTMFRVGKQATRLGFHGLAAKMFGKLTSKVASEHFHFWLTALKLFCEAESLLSVKCDTQLALSRQICDAIAKYHKGITTLKASVSSNHQFSFQCRYTSLRAEVLQAHNLLLSSCATIKSCPPPAIARAVAMATGQDVQRLSHFMAQMSECSKLFRSLGERYGQLYQSSFNADPVSLQNIETLQQSCLLISHSINVLMKTTQPSSLRDQRSTSHKSNALGHSQITLASAEILETVESLANQLEALPVCHLQTDYLLRASMTILKVPFIYPKFFFCSQQATNIKLALSPSPRIPSEPISVTLDTQFVLKVEGVIEHGQHPGLYRKVQSVCLSVKWQAEDQKQQVSDVKSPSEIVTCLEQTVIPRHDYFSAQFLLSFNIPTVYHVTVYSSVIDRSGILWNTGSQSSLQVKASDSMTRKQRTSRS; translated from the exons atgtttttcaaaatggaggCTGCGTTGAGCTACGGATCCTTGGCCAGCTTTGGCGAAAAGTTTTCCAATAATTCCGATAGCCTGCAAGATGCAAACACTGCGCTTGCAGAGCTTGACAAAG GGCTTCGTTCAAGCAAAACAGGAGAACAGTGTGAAGCCATTGTTAGATTCCCTGGCTTGTTTGAGAAATATCCCTTTCCAATATTGATCAACAGTGCTCTGTTGAAGCTTGCCGATGTGTTTAGAGTGGG GAACAATTTCCTGAGGCTTTGCATCCTGAAGGTGACTCAACAAAGTGAGAAGCATTTGGATAAAGTTTTAAATGTTGATGAATTTTTGAAGCGAATTTACTCTGTCATTCACTCCAATGATCCAGTCGCAAGAGCGATAACTGTGAG ATTTCTTGGGAGCATTGCTTCTCTTGtgtcagaaagaaaaaatgtccaTCACAG TATCAGGAGCAGCTTAGAGTCACATGATGAAGTTGAGTTGGAAGCTGCTATATTTGCAACTGATAAGCTTTGCTCTCATTCAAG GGAGTTTGCATCTGGTCTTTACAACAAAATATCTCAATTAATTGAAG ggCTAAGTACACCTGTGGAAATGAAACTCAAGTTAATCCCAATTTTCCGCCATATGCATTATGATCTTCATTTAACAGAAAAG gtCCACGAGTTGTGCTCCTCTCTGTTGATTTCCCATCCAGCTTGtaactttgttgttgttacccTCCATACGTTATCTTGTCTTGCAGTTTCTTGCGTTATTGACATTCAGAAGCAG GCTGAACTGTTATTAAGATACTTGAGAAATGATCCAAGAAGAGTCGCCAAAAACCATGCCCTCTCAGATCTTACAATGTTGGCAAGTGGTGCACCACACATGTGGAAAGTTGAGCATGTTGAA GATCTTTGTGAGTTTATGCTCAGCTGTTGTTATGATTTTCTCACACTTTCTTCCATGAGAGTCTTGGTGACTTTGTCAAGATCTGAAGCAGTTGACATTTTGAATAATCGCAAAG TGCTTGAAGTATGTTGTAAGGAGTCCAATTCATGCAATTCAGCTGTGGCTGCTTTAGCAACAGAGCTTCTTATCAATATTGCAGTAGCAGCTGTAAGGAATG ACAAGGAAGATGTTTCACTCTGTGAGGAAGCGCTGACAGCAGCTGAGACATGTGcagttgtttgttgtgttggtgAACAAGTCCAGTCACTTAAG GTTTGTTTGTCAGCTATGAACAACTTAGTTGATAGCTATCCTGTAGCAGCTGCTTCTCTTGTGGAGACATTAACAAGCCTTCTCCCCTCTTCATCAG GTAGTGTGGGACTTGCGTTATGTCATACATTAGTCACCATTGCAACCCAAATACCAAATGTCCTTCAACCTTTAAGTGAGGAAATTGTTTCGCAGTTTGCCAAAGTCATCATTAATGCTGATGATAACAACACAGAATCAAAGGATTTAGTG GTTGGTATAGCAACTTTGATTTTCCAGTCATGTCAGAGTGCATTGTGTTACAaagaagagagagaaaaaatagAAGATTTGCTGCTAGAACAACTGGGAAAGTTAATGACATCATCAAGATATTGGACCATGTTCAGAGTTGGCAAGCAAGCTACTAGACTG ggTTTCCATGGTCTTGCAGCAAAAATGTTTGGAAAGTTAACATCCAAG GTTGCTTCTGAACATTTCCACTTCTGGCTGACtgcattgaagttgttctgtgagGCTGAGAGCCTGTTGAGTGTTAAATGTGATACTCAATTGGCACTGTCCAGACAGATATGTGATGCCATTGCAAAGTATCATAAAGGCATTACCACACTCAAG GCCTCTGTGTCATCAAATCATCAGTTCTCCTTCCAGTGTAGATATACAAGTTTAAGAGCAGAAGTGCTCCAAGCACACAACCTTCTCCTTTCTTCTTGTGCAACAATAAAATCCTGTCCTCCTCCTGCAATAGCCAgggctgttgccatggcaactggTCAAGACGTGCAACGACTAAGTCACTTTATGGCTCAG ATGTCAGAATGCAGCAAACTCTTTCGTAGTCTTGGTGAGAGATATGGACAGTTGTACCAGTCATCATTCAATGCTGATCCTGTTAGTCTTCAAAATATTGAAAC CCTCCAGCAGAGCTGTCTTTTGATATCGCACAGTATAAATGTATTAATGAAAACAACTCAGCCAAG TTCTTTACGAGATCAGAGAAGCACTTCTCATAAATCAAATGCCCTTGGTCATAGTCAGATAACTCTAGCAAGTGCAGAGATTTTAGAGACTGTGGAG aGCCTTGCAAATCAGTTGGAAGCCCTTCCAGTCTGTCATCTG CAAACTGATTACCTTTTGAGAGCTTCCATGACAATTCTAAAAGTACCTTTCATTTATCCAAAGTTCTTTTTCTGCAGCCAGCAAGCCACAAATATCAAG ctaGCACTTTCTCCTTCACCGCGGATTCCTTCAGAGCCTATTTCAGTCACACTGGATACGCAGTTTGTTCTCAAGGTAGAAGGAGTGATTGAACATGGTCAACATCCAg GTCTTTATCGTAAGGTGCAGTCAGTTTGCCTGTCAGTGAAATGGCAAGCTGAAGATCAAAAGCAACAAGTTTCAGACGTTAAG TCTCCCTCAGAAATTGTAACCTGTTTGGAACAGACTGTGATTCCTCGTCATGACTATTTTAGTGCCCAGTTCCTGCTCTCATTCAATATCCCAACCGTTTATCACGTGACAGTGTACTCCAGCGTGATTGACAGGTCGGGAATATTGTGGAATACAGGGTCCCAGAGTTCGTTGCAGGTCAAGGCATCTGATTCTATGACCAGGAAGCAAAGAACTTCAAGATCTTAG
- the LOC141890223 gene encoding denticleless protein homolog B-like, with protein MTLLRSLLQRQLVPSPSRRAFPVDFALESFCCHKDDEHFVQRREADVPPFACRFNKTTQGGHMLSIADEDGWVQILDTRKNGKRSIIKEWNAHENAVFDIAWMQGEQMLITASGDQTLRLWDVTHSDCLTLFKGHSCSVKSVDFRNDDKFVFATGARDGNVMVWDTRYNRRSGHYNEPVNIISNAHTENTPGTPQMIKKRTRRSSSAKAVLTTRQHSVTSVLFQGGEKLISSGAMDGQIKIWDLRKTYTNLKQDPLAFHVFPYPGQGIRKHGFSSLVLDSTHSSLFASCTNDNIYMYSCSTFGQEPLAVFSGHLNSTFYVKAALSPDDMYLLSGSSDNTAYIWRVSDSGAAPIVMTGHLGEVTSVAWCPTDQGKVVTCSDDNSFRIWRIDFQTNGDKHLNYVGESFRRNPSDCCQPISDKAKPSQHQSRTPDSSPSQNSAAIKRLWTSPAKLITNPRLRPLSCHMATVTRSPQSTSKTPPKMQDTLLTSPIISKAHMVKPGSSTQVCLHKNNTPTLSLPSSSLTIPLKNPVPQAFCRSPKTSSVPRFESPTHLMTSWLRTNSRKRTHSNRDDSTCNLHHTINFEEQSEWMLKREKEENNRKEQDVCVDPLHNNKRQKVETNKQDNNFIGQNDQATSPLRERTSDPSHLTTSICQAHKMSPGKENQLELNKPEEKGTTKTQVLPQSDREQSNNYTAKQEENFEPTIKENKRKRSEIISIEKDITEDCLSSSRAQQTVQQVHVREDVISEQSILAFFKRKVQLKKLQVR; from the exons ATGACTCTGCTTCGTTCACTTCTGCAACGCCAGCTTGTGCCAAGTCCCTCGCGAAGAG CATTTCCCGTTGATTTTGCCTTGGAGTCTTTCTGTTGTCACAAGGACGATGAACACTTTGTCCAAAGACGAGAG gCCGATGTTCCACCATTCGCCTGCAGATTTAACAAAA cCACACAAGGAGGACACATGTTGAGTATAGCTGATGAAGATGGCTGGGTTCAAATTCTTGATACtcgaaaaaatggaaaaagatcCATTATCAAAG AATGGAATGCCCATGAGAATGCTGTGTTTGATATTGCATGGATGCAGGGTGAACAGATGCTG ATAACAGCCTCTGGAGACCAGACATTGAGGCTATGGGACGTCACTCACAGTGATTGTTTAACCCTGTTCAAAGGGCACAGCTGCAGTGTGAAATCTGTTGACTTCAGAAACGATGACAAGT TTGTGTTTGCGACAGGTGCAAGAGATGGAAATGTAATGGTGTGGGATACAAGATACAACCGTCGATCAGGTCATTATAATGAACCTGTCAACATCATATCCAATGCACATACTGAAAATACACCTGGAACCCCACAAATGataaaaaagagaacaagaaGGTCATCTTCTGCAAAAGCCGTCTTG ACCACTAGGCAACACAGTGTGACATCAGTTCTTTTTCAAGGAGGTGAAAAATTGATATCGTCTGGGGCCATGGATGGTCAAATCAAAATATGGGATCTACGCAAAACCTACACAAACCTTAAACAAGACCCTTTGGCATTTCATGTGTTTCCCTATCCAGGACAAGGAATTAGAAAACatg GTTTTTCATCCCTTGTTTTGGATTCCACTCATTCATCTTTGTTTGCCAGCTGCACCAATGACAACATTTATATGTACAGTTGCTCAACATTTGGACAGGAGCCACTTGCTGTGTTTTCCGGGCATTTAAATTCAACATTCTATGTTAAGGCAGCCCTGAGCCCTGACGACATGTATCTTCTAAGTGGATCCAGTGATAACACTGCTTATATCTGGAGAGTGTCAGACAGTGGTGCAGCACCTATAGTAATGACAGGTCACCTTGGAGAAGTGACAAGTGTTGCTTGGTGTCCAACAGATCAAGGAAAG GTTGTGACTTGTTCTGATGACAACAGTTTTAGAATATG gagaattgattttcaaacaaatggAGATAAACACTTAAACTATGTTGGTGAGAGCTTTAGAAGAAACCCATCAGATTGCTGTCAACCTATTTCTG ACAAAGCGAAACCATCACAACATCAAAGCAGAACACCAGACTCATCTCCATCACAAAACTCTGCCGCCATAAAAAGACTTTGGACATCACCAGCTAAATTAATAACCAACCCACGATTACGCCCACTTTCTTGTCACATGGCCACGGTTACAAGATCTCCACAGAGTACTAGTAAAACTCCACCAAAGATGCAAGATACTCTCTTAACATCACCTATTATTTCCAAAGCACATATGGTGAAACCAG gttcATCAACTCAAGTATGTCTTCACAAAAACAACACTCCCACCCTATCACTACCATCTTCTTCCTTAACCATCCCTCTCAAAAATCCAGTTCCTCAAGCTTTCTGTAGATCCCCAAAGACATCAAGTGTTCCAAGGTTTGAGAGTCCAACACATTTGATGACATCTTGGTTAAGAACTAATTCAAGGAAAAGGACACATAGTAACAGAGATGACAGTACATGTAACCTTCATCACACGATAAATTTTGAAGAACAGTCTGAGTGGATGTTGAAACgggaaaaagaggaaaacaacagaaaagaacAAGATGTATGTGTTGACCCacttcataataataaaagacaaaaagtggaaacaaacaaacaggaCAACAATTTTATTGGACAAAATGATCAAGCCACATCCCCATTAAGAGAACGTACATCTGATCCATCACATTTGACAACAAGCATTTGCCAAGCACACAAGATGAGTCctggaaaagaaaaccaacttGAACTCAACAAACCAGAGGAGAAGGGCACCACAAAAACTCAGGTTTTACCTCAAAGTGACAGAGAGCAGAGTAACAACTACACAGCAAAGCAAGAGGAGAATTTTGAACCCACcattaaagaaaacaagagaaaaagatcTGAGATTATAAGTATAGAAAAGGACATTACAGAAGATTGTCTTTCATCGTCACGTGCACAGCAGACTGTTCAACag GTACATGTGCGAGAAGATGTTATATCAGAACAAAGTATTCTTGCTTTCTTCAAACGTAAGGTTCAATTGAAAAAGTTGCAGGTGCGGTAG
- the LOC141890238 gene encoding uncharacterized protein LOC141890238, giving the protein MYPQANGEVERAVQTAKNILRKNSNPYLGLLAYSTAPLRNGFTPSQLLMNRKLRTKLPVVPEVLKPAAVDRETVEAKEEAYREKYAKNYNSNHRVVSLPALEEGDKVYIRDQQRFVEVKGREVNPRSYKVQSETGTTLRRNRRSLIHIGERADQATDVDANATTSTNITDPAPPSNPIVTPPSVDKTVHWSSRISRPNQHPEMLYY; this is encoded by the coding sequence ATGTACCCTCAAGCTAATGGCGAGGTGGAGAGAGCCGTGCAAACAGCTAAGAACATCCTCAGGAAGAATTCTAACCCCTACCTTGGCCTGCTTGCTTACAGTACTGCTCCTCTGAGGAATGGCTTTACGCCTAGCCAGCTCCTGATGAACAGAAAGCTCCGTACGAAGCTTCCAGTTGTCCCAGAGGTCTTAAAGCCAGCAGCAGTTGATAGAGAAACCGTTGAAGCGAAGGAAGAAGCATATCGAGAGAAATATGCAAAGAACTATAACTCGAACCACCGAGTCGTCTCTCTCCCAGCCTTAGAAGAGGGGGACAAGGTATATATCCGAGACCAACAGCGATTCGTTGAGGTGAAGGGAAGAGAGGTTAACCCCAGATCCTACAAGGTGCAATCAGAAACAGGCACAACCCTGAGACGCAACCGACGAAGTCTGATCCACATCGGAGAGAGGGCAGATCAAGCCACGGATGTCGACGCCAATGCCACAACTTCCACCAACATAACAGATCCAGCTCCACCATCGAATCCAATTGTTACACCTCCCTCCGTTGACAAAACGGTCCATTGGTCTAGCAGAATTTCCAGACCAAACCAGCACCCAGAGATGCTATACTATTAG
- the LOC141890230 gene encoding uncharacterized protein LOC141890230, protein MATYQIPAPSPMSVKGDVAENWNDFENSWEYYVIATDLRSKLDNDEGKEIVAATLCTVMGADCKRIMNSLPSLSAADKKDPAKIVQELKKHFIPQRNVLYGRFVFNSAVQKPGETIDEYVCLRQMADSCEFGTLKDSLIRDRIVIGTTDEGGHERLLRERPVPNLEKAIESLRAFEISRTHKQVISGKEPEMIQHTEKRHPTFKPKGPRKAGKQGEPKRSPKPRPQQRQSESCKSCGRKEDHTRKDCPAKDAKCHLCQKKGHFATVCQSSKCVNAMDKDDCFDSYYTMGEVSSHREDFWSSDVNVNSNSCEFKLDSGSKVTVVSDHTPWLKGLKLDPIKSEFRGPGNIKLSHLFKDQITNATLQAAGRSHRENVYVMFNQANNLLSKPVIQALRLLTPAAEVHNVEKVPDF, encoded by the coding sequence ATGGCTACTTATCAAATCCCTGCCCCATCACCTATGTCTGTCAAAGGAGATGTTGCGGAAAATTGGAACGACTTTGAAAACTCATGGGAATACTACGTGATTGCCACGGATCTGAGATCCAAACTCGACAACGACGAAGGGAAAGAGATTGTTGCTGCAACACTGTGCACAGTCATGGGAGCCGACTGCAAACGGATCATGAACTCTCTCCCTAGTTTGTCAGCCGCAGACAAGAAAGACCCCGCGAAGATCGTCCAAGAACTCAAGAAACACTTCATCCCTCAACGCAATGTTTTATACGGGCGCTTTGTATTCAATTCCGCGGTACAAAAACCCGGTGAAACAATCGATGAGTATGTATGCCTTCGCCAGATGGCTGACTCGTGCGAATTTGGCACGCTTAAAGACTCGCTCATACGGGACCGGATCGTGATTGGTACAACAGACGAAGGCGGTCATGAAAGATTGTTGAGGGAGAGGCCGGTACCAAACTTGGAGAAGGCAATTGAAAGTCTCCGAGCGTTCGAGATCTCCAGAACACACAAGCAGGTGATCAGCGGTAAAGAGCCAGAGATGATACAACACACAGAGAAACGACACCCCACCTTTAAGCCAAAGGGCCCTAGGAAAGCGGGCAAACAGGGCGAGCCGAAGAGGTCCCCCAAACCTAGACCACAGCAACGGCAGTCGGAATCTTGCAAGTCGTGCGGCCGCAAAGAAGACCACACACGGAAAGACTGCCCAGCAAAAGACGCAAAGTGTCACCTCTGCCAGAAAAAAGGCCACTTTGCCACAGTGTGTCAGTCATCCAAATGCGTCAATGCAATGGATAAAGATGACTGCTTTGACAGCTACTACACGATGGGTGAAGTCAGCTCCCACCGGGAAGACTTCTGGTCATCTGATGTAAATGTTAACAGCAACTCTTGCGAGTTCAAGCTTGATAGCGGTTCAAAGGTCACAGTAGTCAGTGACCATACACCTTGGCTCAAGGGACTCAAACTCGACCCAATAAAAAGCGAGTTCCGAGGTCCTGGAAATATAAAACTGTCTCACCTTTTCAAAGATCAGATCACTAATGCTACCCTCCAAGCCGCAGGAAGAAGCCACAGAGAGAACGTGTATGTCATGTTCAACCAAGCGAACAATCTCCTGTCAAAGCCAGTGATACAAGCGCTCCGGCTACTCACCCCAGCTGCTGAGGTACACAACGTCGAGAAAGTTCCTGATTTCTGA
- the LOC141890224 gene encoding dipeptidyl-peptidase 5-like, whose amino-acid sequence MAVVIAPYGSWESPISSDVVIEKSVSFKEVKVDPFQEETVFWSEMRPDEGGRYVVCSFTEGQEGFKSLTPKDFNCRTLVHEYGGGAFIVNRYRIYFSNYKDQRMYYQKVKKGVTAEPIPLTPEDKNWRYADASMFKKHIIVCVREDHEVISQGEKEAQNTLVSINRKTKEQFVLVSGKNFYSTPRVSQAGTLAWIQWDHPNMPWDFTELWVGELSHDGQSLKYGTKRKVLPEGDGSLSVMLPKWSPDDKLMFIHDKTNWWNLYQLDGDKETNLHPVEKEIGGPAWEFARSPYSCNPTGNGEVLVICGKDIICLKTSEEPQVVQLDVDYKLFRNVNYSANGKHAYLVAGSPKTFTKLIKLDVKTGSTTVIRACHSSNENFEPYYSVPKEVTWSTTYDAKAHGYYYPPQNKMYKGPKDQYPPLLVKVHGGPTASCSPSLDLQKQFFTSRGFAILDVNYRGSTGFGTTYRNALKSKWGILDIEDCCTGAQAMADQGKADPAKLAIDGGSAGGFAALAAITYHNVFSAATSFYGVSDLAALAAETHKFESRYLDTLIGPYPEEEKVYIARSPINRVDLINSALCIFQGSEDKIVPPNQAQMMYEAVKQKGNPVAYKEFKGEQHGFRKAENIKFCLDGEFYFYSKIFKFDAKGIEVDLPIDNLPDEGKN is encoded by the exons ATGGCGGTAGTCATTGCACCGTATGGCTCCTGGGAGAGCCCTATATCTAGCGACGTTGTCATCGAGAAATCTGTGTCTTTCAAAGAAGTCAAAGTGGACCCTTTTCAGGAAG AGACAGTGTTCTGGTCTGAGATGCGACCTGACGAAGGGGGCAGATATGTTGTCTGCTCTTTCACCGAGGGACAAGAAGGTTTCAAGAGTTTAACTCCTAAGGACTTCAACTGCCGCACTCTGGTTCATGAATATGGAGGAGGTGCATTCATTGTAAACAGGTACCGCATCTATTTTTCAAACTACAAAGATCAGAGGATGTACTACCAAAAGGTCAAGAAAGGAGTTACTGCAGAACCAATCCCGCTTACACCTGAGGACAAAAACTGGAGGTATGCAGATGCATCAATGTTTAAAAAGCATATCATTGTGTGTGTAAGAGAAGATCATGAAGTGATCAGTCAAGGAGAAAAGGAAGCTCAAAACACGCTGGTGTCTATCAATCGCAAGACTAAAGAGCAATTTGTTTTG GTTTCAGGAAAGAACTTTTATTCAACACCAAGAGTTTCACAAGCTGGTACCTTGGCTTGGATCCAGTGGGACCATCCAAACATG CCATGGGATTTTACAGAGTTATGGGTTGGAGAGCTTTCACATGATGGACAGTCCCTAAAATATGGCACTAAAAGGAAG GTTTTACCAGAAGGGGACGGTAGTCTCTCTGTTATGCTTCCTAAGTGGTCTCCAGATGACAAGCTAATGTTTATCCATGATAAGACAAACTGGTGGAACCTGTACCAACTGGATGGTGATAAAGAAACCAATTTGCATCCTGTTGAAAAAGAGATAGGTGGGCCTGCCTGGGAATTTGCAAGGAGTCCTTACTCTTGTAATCCAACTGGTAATGGTGAAGTATTGGTTATCTGTGGCAAG GATATAATATGTCTGAAAACCTCTGAAGAACCACAGGTGGTTCAACTTGATGTGGACTACAAGTTGTTTCGCAACGTGAACTACTCAGCCAATGGAAAACATGCATACTTGGTTGCTGGCAGCCCAAAGACATTCACTAAACTGATTAAATTGGATGTCAAGACAGGGAGCACTACAGTGATTCGAGCTTGTCACAGCagcaatgaaaattttgaacctTATTATAGCGTTCCTAAGGAAGTCACATGGAGCACAACTTACGATGCTAAAGCGCATGGGTATTATTATCCACCCCAG AACAAGATGTATAAAGGTCCCAAGGATCAATACCCTCCTTTACTGGTGAAGGTCCATGGTGGCCCCACTGCGTCATGTTCACCTTCCTTGGATCTCCAAAAGCAATTTTTCACGTCCAGAGGATTTGCAATTCTTGATGTAAACTACCGAGGTAGCACAGGCTTTGGGACAACTTACAGAAATGCACTCAAAAGCAA GTGGGGCATTTTAGACATAGAAGACTGTTGCACCGGGGCACAAGCTATGGCTGACCAAGGTAAAGCAGATCCTGCTAAACTGGCAATTGATGGTGGCTCTGCTGGTGGTTTTGCAGCTCTTGCTGCTATTACTTATCACAATGTATTTAGTGCAGCAACAAGTTTCTATGGAGTAAGCGACCTTGCTGCCTTAGCTGCTGAAACCCATAAATTTGAAAGCCGCTACCTTGACACTCTGATTGGCCCATATCCTGAAGAAGAGAAGGTTTACATCGCAAGGTCACCAATTAATCGTGTTGACCTCATTAACAGTGCGTTATGCATATTCCAGGGGAGTGAAGATAAG ATTGTGCCACCAAATCAGGCGCAAATGATGTATGAGGCAGTTAAGCAGAAAGGAAATCCTGTGGCTTATAAAGAATTCAAAG GTGAACAACATGGCTTTCGGAAAGCAGAAAACATCAAATTTTGCTTGGATGGAGAGTTTTATTTCTattccaaaattttcaagtttgatgCTAAGGGCATAGAAGTGGAT CTTCCTATTGACAACCTTCCTGATGAAGGAAAGAACTGA
- the LOC141890232 gene encoding fructokinase-like — protein MAIHLIGGVELGGTTCLAAIAELRNPTEMIETFETVTTTPQETLSRLSKFLKKNLAYLNAESFVAIGIASFGPIDLKKDSPTYGHITTTPKKAWRNAADVVGFFKREFGDTTPIAFETDTNAPALAEMAKIVSETNTPHKPTLAYITVGTGVGLGAVVNGAPIHGFLHPEGGHMMVPVMPGDDYAGGCDFHQGPCVEGMVHSKAIAERTGVSQAELHTIPDDHDIWEKVGYYLGIMCLNVTYILSPHVIILGGGIMKRKILYDIVRRWFKDMLRGYLDVDKFKTKEGLENYIREGTFGNSSGIIGALELARAEACKK, from the coding sequence ATGGCGATCCATCTCATCGGTGGTGTAGAGCTTGGAGGCACCACTTGCTTGGCTGCCATTGCGGAATTGAGGAATCCAACGGAAATGattgaaacatttgaaacagTTACAACCACCCCACAAGAAACTTTGTCACGTCTGTCGAAATTCCTCAAGAAAAACCTTGCCTATTTGAATGCAGAGTCTTTCGTCGCCATTGGAATAGCCTCGTTTGGTCCAATCGATCTGAAAAAGGATTCTCCGACATACGGGCACATCACCACAACACCAAAGAAAGCCTGGAGAAATGCAGCAGATGTTGTAGGATTTTTCAAGCGTGAGTTTGGTGACACTACACCGATCGCCTTTGAAACAGACACAAATGCACCAGCATTAGcagaaatggcaaaaattgttAGCGAAACTAACACTCCCCATAAACCAACGCTGGCATACATCACAGTGGGGACCGGTGTGGGGCTGGGGGCAGTTGTCAATGGTGCGCCAATTCATGGGTTTCTGCATCCTGAAGGCGGTCACATGATGGTCCCAGTCATGCCAGGTGATGACTATGCAGGGGGATGTGACTTTCATCAAGGTCCCTGTGTTGAGGGTATGGTGCATTCTAAGGCCATTGCAGAACGCACAGGGGTGAGCCAAGCAGAACTTCATACTATTCCTGATGACCATGATATATGGGAGAAAGTTGGTTACTATCTTGGTATTATGTGTCTTAATGTGACGTATATTCTGTCACCTCACGTAATTATTTTGGGGGGTGGTATAATGAAGCGAAAGATTCTGTATGACATTGTAAGGAGGTGGTTCAAAGACATGCTACGGGGGTACCTTGATGTtgacaaattcaaaacaaaggaaggATTAGAGAATTATATACGGGAGGGCACATTTGGAAATTCTTCTGGAATCATTGGAGCACTAGAACTGGCAAGGGCAGAGGCTTGTAAGAAATga